DNA from Streptomyces sp. NBC_01476:
TCGCGGCGCTGGCCGCGCAGGGCATCTCCCGGGTGCACGGAATAAGCCTCATCAACCGCGGCTACGAGAACTTCCTGTCCAAACTGCGGGGCCTCGGCGCGCAGATCGAGCTGCCGGAGCACGACCTGTCGCCGGCCTGAGCCCGGGCCCGTCAGGCACGCCGAAGGGCGGCCGCCCCGTTCGCCGGGGATGGCCGCCCTTCGTGTGTCACGCGCCTCGGCGACTACTTGCCCTTGGCGGCTTCCTTCAGCTTGGAGCCTGCGGAGACCTTGACGCTGTAACCCTCGGGGATGTCGATCGGCTCACCGGTCTGCGGGTTGCGGGCGGTACGGGCGGCACGGAGAGTGCGCTCGAAGGTCAGGAAGCCGGGGATGGTGACCTTCTCGTCGCCCTTGGCCACGATCTCACCAACGGTCTCAGCGAACGCGGCCAGAACGGCGTCCGCGTCCTTGCGGGTCACCTCGGCGCGGTCGGCCAGCGCGGCCACCAGCTCACTGCGGTTCATATCTGTACTCCCGTGTTCTTTCTAGCCATGGGGGCGCGAGCTACGAAGCTGTTGCTGTGTGCCTCACTGCCCAGGTGTGCATCCTGCCCCCACATATGGGGGGAAAGCCAATCGCCTGCCCGCGCGAGTCGCGGAAAAAGCGTGGCCGGGGGCCCGGGATGACGCAGTGTTGTCACACGGTCGACGCACGGAATCCGATCCGCGGCGGACAAGGTGACAACCGTCACGCCGCCCCGCGCGCTCCCGCCGGCCGCCGGGTCACGGCGTGGTGGACGTACCCCCGGCCGTACCCGCAACTGCCGGGCCCTGCGCCTTCGCTGCGTCCCGTACGGCGTCGGCGACCGCGCCGGCCACCTTGTCGTTGAAGACGCTGGGGATGATGTAGTTCGGGTTCAGCTCACCGTCGCCGACCACGCTCGCCAGCGCCCGCGCGGCGGCCAGCATCATCTCGGTGTTGACCGTCCGGGACTGCGCGTCCAGCAGACCGCGGAAGACACCCGGGAAGACCAGCACGTTGTTGATCTGGTTGGGGAAATCACTGCGGCCGGTGGCCACCACGGCGGCGGTCTCGCGGGCGGCGCCGGGGTCCACCTCGGGGTCGGGGTTGGCCAGCGCGAAGACGATCGCCTTGTCGGCCATCTTCGCGATGTCCGAGCCCTCCAGCACGTTCGGCGCGGAGACACCGATGAAGACGTCGGCGCCGACCACGGCCTCCTTCAGGGTGCCGGTGACGCCCTCGGGGTTGGTGTTGTCGGCGATCCAGCGCAGCGGCGACTCGGGGGCCGCGCTGACCAGGTCGTCGCGCTCGGCGTGCACCACCCCGTGGATGTCGGCCACCACCGCGTGCTTCACCCCGGCGGCCAGCAGCAGCTTCAAGATGGCCGTACCGGCCGCGCCCGCACCGGACATGACGACCCGCAGGTCACCGATCTGCTTGCCGACGCAGCGCAGCGCGTTGGTCAGCGCGGCCAGCACCACGATCGCGGTGCCGTGCTGGTCGTCGTGGAAGACCGGGATGTCCAGCGCTTCGCGCAGCCGGGCCTCGATCTCGAAGCAGCGCGGCGCGGAGATGTCCTCCAGGTTGATGCCGGCGAAGCCGGGGGCGATGGCCTTGACGATCGCCACGATCTCGTCGGTGTCCTGGGTGTCCAGGCACAGCGGCCAGGCGTCGATCCCGGCGAACCGCTTGAAGAGCGCCGCCTTGCCCTCCATCACCGGCAGCGCGGCCTTCGGGCCGATGTTGCCCAGCCCCAGCACCGCGGAGCCGTCGGTGACCACGGCCACCGAGTTGCGCTTGATGGTGAGCCGGCGGGCGTCCTCGGGGTTGGCGGCGATGGCCATGCAGACCCGGGCGACCCCGGGGGTGTAGACCATCGACAGGTCGTCGCGGTTGCGGATCGGGTGCTTGGACTGCATCTCGATCTTGCCGCCGAGGTGCATCAGGAACGTACGGTCGGAGACCTTGCCGATGACGACGCCCTCGATGCCGCGGAGCTTGCCCACGATCTGGTCGGCGTGCTCGGTGGAGCTGGCCGCCACGGTGACGTCGATACGGAGCTTCTCGTGACCCGAGGCGGTGACGTCGAGGCCGGTGACCGACCCGCCCGAGGACTCCACCGCGGTGGTGAGCTGGCTGACCGCGGTCCCGCTGGCGGGGACTTCCAGCCGTACCGTGATCGAGTAAGAGACGCTCGGCGCCGTTGCCATGACGACCTTCTTCCGGGTTCCTGCGGAGGGTGGTTCGTTGCCGGGTGCCCGTACGGACGCGCCGTGCGGACGTTGCGTGGACGTGTCCGTACGTGCGCGGACGTGCGTGAACATGCGCCGACGGACCCGCTTGCTGAACTGATGCCGATCGATCGTCGCACCTACCGCCGGGTACGCGTAAACCCGGATCAGCTGCTGGAAGCGTACTTCCGCCATACGGAGGTTGGCCGAGCGGGGGGCGATCCGCGGGGGAAGAACGGGTGGCCACGAGATGATCGGAAGGAAATC
Protein-coding regions in this window:
- a CDS encoding HU family DNA-binding protein; translated protein: MNRSELVAALADRAEVTRKDADAVLAAFAETVGEIVAKGDEKVTIPGFLTFERTLRAARTARNPQTGEPIDIPEGYSVKVSAGSKLKEAAKGK
- a CDS encoding NAD-dependent malic enzyme, producing MATAPSVSYSITVRLEVPASGTAVSQLTTAVESSGGSVTGLDVTASGHEKLRIDVTVAASSTEHADQIVGKLRGIEGVVIGKVSDRTFLMHLGGKIEMQSKHPIRNRDDLSMVYTPGVARVCMAIAANPEDARRLTIKRNSVAVVTDGSAVLGLGNIGPKAALPVMEGKAALFKRFAGIDAWPLCLDTQDTDEIVAIVKAIAPGFAGINLEDISAPRCFEIEARLREALDIPVFHDDQHGTAIVVLAALTNALRCVGKQIGDLRVVMSGAGAAGTAILKLLLAAGVKHAVVADIHGVVHAERDDLVSAAPESPLRWIADNTNPEGVTGTLKEAVVGADVFIGVSAPNVLEGSDIAKMADKAIVFALANPDPEVDPGAARETAAVVATGRSDFPNQINNVLVFPGVFRGLLDAQSRTVNTEMMLAAARALASVVGDGELNPNYIIPSVFNDKVAGAVADAVRDAAKAQGPAVAGTAGGTSTTP